The window TTATCTATATATGCCACTACTGCCCCAAACAAACTACACTACCTCACAGATCCCCTCccgcttttttaaaaaacagaatttctcccctgcattgtgtgtttttctgtacaTTATCAGTGAGCAATATATTCCcccctgttaaaaaaaaaaaaaaaaaaaaaaaagaaaagaaaaaaaagggggtcaGAGCAGCAGACAGTTCAGTCTTGCTGAGCAGTAATCTGAAAATGCCTGTAATCCTCTATGCGCAGCCCTTCTGGAGACCATGGTTGTAGTGTGAAGAGGTGTAGCCTTGTCTCCGTTTAGCAGCCATGTGTCTGACCAAGCTTGACACGCAACCAGAGCCGTACAGCTGCCAGGACACACACTGAGAGATGAGGCACAGTAAAGCTGCCCCAGTCACTCACTGGAATAATTATGCCATTTTTCTTCCCTATACAATGTAGCGCGAGTGCAGGTCACTGAACTTATTCAACTCGGTGTTAGAACAAGTGGCATATCTTGGAGCCAATGAAGCCACTTGTTTATGAGCATACATAGAGGGTGTGgacagtatattaaaaaaaaaaaagctccattaAGGAAACACGCACTAAAACATGGTTCAGTGATAACTGTTTACTTGGAAACGCCAGCAGAAAGAATAGAAGTCAATGATTAGGTGGGTGACACTTATTTTGAGTAAGTACACGAGAATCTTCCCAGGGGATTTCTGTTACGATGAAGCAGCACTGAAGTTCCTGAAATAAATAGCAAATTAGTGCATCCTTATAACTTCCACACTAACAAATTGCACATTTGTACTCGCATGGGGTTTATGGgtgcctttttgtgtgtgttatgcacCAAGTACAATCCTGAATTTACCTTGGGTTCAGGGTGGAAAACACATGGTTCATTGACAGCAGTGTTGTTTCTCTTGCAGACTGTACGTCCCAGCTGTAGTTCCAGGATGTAGTTTATTCCAGCAACCACCTACAGGAAACAGGACTCATTATACCAATAAtgtttatgtaataaaatgtacatTGACCATGACCTTTTACCTGAATTTTGGCCGATGTTATGTTCACAATTTTGTAAGCAAACTGTTCTTCTGCATTGGCTGCGTTGAATTCAACCACAGCAAACAGGGCTGCCACTAAAACCTCGGTGCTGTTCACCGGGACCTTGTGCGGCTGACCGGTCATCACTTGTCCGGTAGTTTCCAAGCAACCTGCCGACGTATAAACGAAAACACAAAACCAGACGAACATCTCGAACCACACAAGTTGTTCTTTTGTATCCAATAAGGGTCAAGATGATCGGTGGGGAACGGCGGAGGTCGCGTTTGAAGCTGGGTTAAAACGCTCAGGCTGGAAACACACACCTGTTTCCTATCTGTTCATTAAATGTCCACTCCGACCAGAAACTGTGTGTTGCGTAAAAGCTTGTGCTTCGGGTGGAAAACAAACTAAGTTATGTTTaatgattgttaaaaaaaaaaaattacataaagtTGTAAGTAGGAGGAACAAtacaattgtttttaaagagaaatacaGCAACGTTTCGGTCTACAGGAGCATAAACTATAATCATACATGGTTAACAAAATCAGCAAGCACACCGTTTGTTCATTAGGACAGCATGATTGACACATGCAACCTTGCCTTCATGATTTTTGTCAATCCAACTGAAgcctaaaataaaatacaaaaaaaaaacacaattataataaataaataaatatattccatactgacaaacacaaaaatgtaatgtcaaaatataattatgaaaatataaacaaattcaGTCTCTTTGAACTCTTGGCCAAACAGCAATCATGTAGCGAATTGTTTTTAGAATACACATAATTAAGCTGAATGGAGGTCACCTGTGTGTTATTTTGATTACAGGCCAACCGCTGGTTATTGGGCCAACATTTCCAGGCAAAAGACAAGTGAAGTCAAGGGAATATTCTAATCAATTACATAAAAAGGCTACTGAGAataatcagtccggggaatgaAATTCCTAGTGCAATGAATATCCCTTGAAATAGGAATATGAAACAGCACTGCTGTAAATCTACCTTAAGGAGGCCATCCTCAAAACATTTGCAGTCCTAGTGACAAAGGCAGCTGTGTGGCAGAAAGGGGCTACTAGCTCAACatacttaattaaatatttgttgtaaGATAAACACTGCAAATTAACAGAAGCACATCATCCCCACGATGAAGCCTGGTGGTTGCAGCACCATGCTGTTAGGCTGCTCCTCTGCAGCAGGCCCTATGGCTAGTGAAGGTAGAGggtcaaataaatgcagaaaaatagaGATTGTGGAAGAGGACAtgctttattttgtaaaactCAAGcaaattttattttccattaagaAAACTATCCCAAACATAAAGCCAAATAAAAGTCAAAACGACAATCCCTATTGACTCCCCAATGCAACTTGATAAAGCTTGAGCAGTTTTGCAAAGACGTGGTGAAACCATTGATCCATCGATATGCAATCAAGGCTGCAACTGCTGCCAAAGGGGACTCTGACATTAAAGAGTCAATTCTGCAAtcagttatttttgtttcttattttttactttgttttaaactatttattaatatgcccttaaatactttttcttgtacaaaaaaagtatttccacACATTTAATGatgttgaaaacaaacaaaatccacaaaatcCAACAAAATCCAAGGaaagtgaatacattttatatgccgtgaatttctctttctttattgcAACTGAGAATCTTGCTTTCCTTCAGCAGTCAGTTTCTGTACCTTCACTCTAGAACAAGGttaacaataaatgtataaataccaTTGCctctaaaataaattattattcatttaggGTAAGAATCGGAATATACTAGCTGAGATTTACTTCCTGTCCGGTGTTTAAATTTGAGAGTGATAGGAGGTGAGCAAATGTATGTCAGATTATTTGGATTATGTATTGACAATTGCTGTATTTAAGGTCAAGAAAAAGGGTCTGTTTTCATCCATCCACTTCATATACTTTGGGTCGTGCATTTGATGCAAACAAATGCAGAGGAATGTGTTGAGATCAAGTTTTCAGAGTCACGCTGATGAGAAGATCTTGCAGCCAGGCAGCAACGATGGGCTGGTTGGGCAATGTGCCCTAGAGGACATGAGGGGAAATGGGGATTACTGGAAAGTTAGCAATTACAGTTTGTTCTTTGGATCTTTTTTCATAGTAAGAAATggacaaaatacaaaagataTTCCTTTGTTGTACTTGAAAGCATTGGTTATCCAGAATGATGAGACACTGTGCAGCGTGGGTGGGAGACAGCATACGGAAGGTGGGTGaagggttttgtttgttttgtgctctAAAAGAGGATATCTTCAGTATGGACAGGAGGAATCATCACCACTTATACCCTGCATACAGTATACAGCTGAACTTtgttaaagcttttaaaaacttgtaaaaaaaaacattgtgagaAGTACAATTTCCAAAGATACTACATATGTCAGTGACAGGCCAACATACTGTATTGATGCTACACTGTATATCAGGCTCAGTCTCCagtgatatacagtaccagtcaaaagtttgacacaccttctcattcaatggtttttctttatttttattttttttctacattgtagattaatattgaagacatccaaactatgaaggaacacataaggaattatgtggtaaacaaacaaatgctcaacaaaccagaatatgttttatattttagattcttcaaagtagttgaatgagaaggtgtgtccaaacttttgactggtactgtaattgTGCTTATAACCATGATTcaggataaacaaacaaacaagtagaTACAGAACATTTGTAATGCCTCGTTCAGTACAACGTGCTTTGGCTATACTGTGTGATATTATGGTCATGCCAATGTAGCCTCACTGAATTCATTCTAATAGCTATGTTATATTTGtggacaaatgtttttttaaataactttgagCCAACTTAATTGATGAGAATGTCAGGTTAGTCAAACAGTAAAAAGCAACAACAGTTCATTAAATAAGAGCAATGGTATCAAAAAGTATACTGATCATTTAAATAAGTGGAAGTAACACTATCCACACCTATACAAAAACAGGTACAAGTCTTGCATTCACAATTTTATTTCAGTATCATCAACAAATGTATTCAAGGTATCAAAAGTATTAAAGCCCTGTCAGGGTTATATAATGAGATCAGTATTATTGATGCAACTTGTATGCAGCATTTTCACGTTGTATCTCATTTGAACTACTTTATAAACCACTATGGAAGTTTAATctgcaataatacattttattttcgcTGATATATATGACTTAATTCATATAATCTATGTTGTGaagtaaattgtaaatattgtaaaaaaaaaaaaaaaaaaaaaaaaaaaaaaaaaaaaaaagtaacgtTACATTATTTCTCCCTGAAATGTGGTGAAGTAGAAATATAGAGTAACATCAGATGGAAATACTTGGACACATGTTCGTACAAAGGCTCGATGCGTTGCTGTACTTTGCTGTACCGACCGACAGCCTGCTGACCATCAATGAGCATACCTGGATTAATGTATTCATTccaaatatgtttatataataacaACAGCACACAACAAACCACCGACACACGGTGGCAGCCATAATCAACACCGTTCTTCATTGCGTTACTATGAAGCTGTTTTACGGCAGTGGGCCAACTGCAAACGGCGCGTTACTGCCCCCTGTCGACCCGGAGTAAGAACTGCTTTTACAAACATGCTTCCCAAGGAGTCTCTCCCTAgtttaataattcaatattCCTTCACGAATCATCCCCTAAAACGTACACTAGTGATTAGAAAAGTTTGGCACACTTATGTTACCACATCATTATTTTCTTCACCTATTGCAGGTAGAAATTAATTACAGAATAGACTGAATTTGATCCAGAAACGCAAAAAAACCTCAAACTTTCCAAatgtattgaaatgtttttttaatttttgtaagaaaaaaaaatggtgcatCATGGTGAGAAATTTAAGACATGGAAAACGGTGGAAATGTGTTCATTGCACAAATAAAGCATTATTTAACTAACTCTGAAAGTAATGAGCTTATGTCTGAAATATGTGTACAGTTTTCAACTCTGTCAAAATATAGAATTAAATAATTCAGCACTAAATCTGTGAAAAGTAGATCTAGGTATTgtgaataaatatatgaaactaACAATGTTAGTGAAAGATTCACTGACTTAATACACAGAAAGTTAACAGAGACTTGTTCTTTTCTGAAGGTAAAATCGATTTAATATAATTACATCTACATTgttctattttatattattctattttacaAATTTGTCACCATGTTGGTAATTTTGCAAAATGTAGAAAATTGTGcataagcaaaacaaaacatataataaaaaaaaagaaccaaaaatgtaaatctttagCAATTAAGAAATAACTAATAAAAGTTGACTTTTCTATTTattcgaaaaaagaaaaaaagatgatagTTTGAGATGAATTGaaatctcattttttttattcaaaaacaaaatataaaccacactacagttttaaaaagcatattttctcaTTTGTACATAATATTTTAGTGTTGAAcaagctttttatttaaatggccACATGTGAACAAACGATCACCACAAAGACAGTGAAATCAAGTCATGGGAAGGTCAAGCTTTATAAATGTTCCTATTCCTGGGCAAGGATGATGTGAACCTGTTTCAGTAATATCTGAAATGCAGACCAGTCTTATTGCCTTTTAAAGGGGTCTCACTCTAGGCCAAAATAACCATATATTTCTTGTCTGAATCTACACAACACAATATGAATCACACTCTACATGAAAGCTCCATTAGAGCAAAATACATCCACCCAATTATGCTTAAAACAATCCCTTGGATAATGAAGGAATGTAGTGCTTGATCATCTTTTTCTTATGGCTGACAAAACCAGTTCAAACccataaaacactttaaaaaaagaatataaaaagcCAGAAAACATAAAGACTTGGATTAAGCTACACATTAGTTGTTGAGTCCACCCTTGAATAATCTTCATTAAAGTTATATCTTATTAGGTTTTGCGTCTCAGATTTAACTGCCTGGTAAAGTTTTTCAAAGTTCATCGTTGAGTGTTTTGGCACAATATGTGGCTGAAATAAATGTAGCATGATAtgttctttctttaaataagCAATTCAAAGCACTACTTGGGCTGTGTACATTGTGCTGATATGAGGAACTGGCTAAATGCAACCCACAATTGCCTAAACCAACTACTGTGTAATGTCTGCTAACTACAGAACTGTTGTTTACCTTTATATCTACAATAACCATTCTTGAAATCACAATTCAGCTTAATATTTTTTCCTGGGTATGTTTCCATAAAGCCTCTTCGCCCCATCTTAGGGAACATCGCACCTGAGTTACATTTAGCACGTACTTCAAAATCAGGGACTGCATTCAAGCTTGTCCAGTCAAAAGAAATTacggcaacaaaaaaaataattagtaagaagatttttcttctttttgaccCGGAATATAACAGCCTTGAGAGCAGCAGCGTGGTCACATATCATATCTGCAGCACTAACCTctgaaattaagattttacaagTACAAAGGGTCTCCACCGCTCCATTAgccacacaatacacacactcGTTTTCTCACACGCAACTCCTGCAGcaattctcttttctttgctttttttggaTGTCATTAGATGCCAGTTtctatactgtatattaaaccTTGACGCTTAATTGATTTCCTCTTCCCATATATATCTGACATATTGTATGCAAGATGCCGGGCAATGGGCAAATATTGCCCCTTAAAATGAAAAAGCCCCAACGTGAAACAACAGAACACAGTTTGGTCCTTTTCATAAAAGTTTTGTCGCTCAATAAAGATTCTGCTGCAGAGCAATTATTGATGGCTAGTCTGATATTTCAAGATCGTCCCTTAACACAATCTGACACAGAGAGGGCCATTCTTTAATCTGAAATATGTACTACAAATTTCCATAGCTCATTGACCTCTCATCGATAGGACCAAGGGAATGGAGAAGTAGTGTGCAACAGGATTTAACAATGAGGGATCTACGGTGACTGAAACAAGCATGACCAAATGACCAGTGGAAAGATATAACTTATGAGTGTGACTGGTGCTGTGGCACGACGGTTGAAATAAAAGATGACGTTTTGAAAAACAGAAGACGTCGACAGTTATGTTAGGTGTAGCCGCGCTGCTCCTGCTGGAGTTCGGAGAGGGAATCCCCGGTTTGTACACATAACGGTCTTCTGTCAGTATGAAGTCCATTAGAACCACTATGTGCTCCTAGAGGGTATTATTCTCCGGGGAGAAGAGAGCTTCCAGGCCCAGTGCTTCACCGCTCTGCACGTCTTTGTCCGGCTTCGGCTTTTTGAAGAGCGATGGAAGATTCCGGATGTGAACCTCCTTCCTGAACTGCTGGCACAGAGCTTTCTGTTGGcaggggacagagagaggagaggttaaACACAGCTATCTGAGATCTACCAGAGAGAATTTCATTAGATTGTACAGCTTCATTGAGCTGCtgcactgtttttttctcttttttttttgctgcagagcACAGAAGATTTACAGCACAGCCAGAGTCACACTGCTGAGTAATGCCTTGCTCTGTTAGGCCAGTCTGTGACATCTCTGATGAGCTGTCTGCAGTGGGATACAATAGAGGAGCACTGCTCTCTAGTGGCTAAATGTGGCATTACCCCAACTGTTCCTGCAATGAGCCTCTTGAACTggtctttcctcttcttctctccaagCTTCTGGGCATTGGGGTCAATGAGCTTGTGATCATACTGGTCCAGGGAGTCCACACTGATGTTTGGGATCTGGGTCATCACCAGTCTCAGTTCAGTGTAGCGAGGCCGCTAAGACAGATAGGCAGACAGGAaaggagttttaaaaaaataaaggatttaACTTAAAAGTCCCACGGATGATTATACATTATACCTCTAGTACTATAAGAATTTAAgttgaaacaattagttgatcGTCAGAAAATTAATCAGAAACTACTTACTGATAATtaattccttgttttttttcatgcaaaaatcccaaatatttAAAGATTCCAGCTTCCCAATTATGAggattttcagatttatttttctttcttttcaactcTTGATGCAATTTGAAGttcattttaagtttgtttcttttatctgAAATTTCTCATTccgttttttaactttttgctgttttgtttttaaatctgttatttttgcttttatgtgTGAAAAGTTTTTTGCTTCCATCTTAACCAGGACTCCATCGGAAAAGAGATTTTAAAATCtaatataatgaataaataaaaaaacctgaacatctttgggttttggaatgcaagttaaataaaaagtactgACATCTTATAGACAAaagaatcaagaaaataatagtCAGgttaaatgataatgaaaataatggtaAGTCGCAGTCCTGGGTGACTTCTTTAACTGATCTATCAAAGGCAGAAATAAAGAGCAGATATGGCAGAGAGGACTGCCTTTAGCCTCACCAGGTTTTCATAGATGAGCATTGCCAGCTGAGAGAGGGTGGTGTTGCAGACCTCATGCTGCCCATGAACCTGAAGGCCTCTGAGGACACTGGTATAGAACCATGTGACCGCCTCAGGAAGAAGATTACCCACTATGacctgaagagagacagagtgaatgtgtgacaaaaaaaattgagataTATGTGGTAAGATACTTTTCACAGCCTCCTTTCAAGTCACAGGCGGTGAAACATTCAATTAACTAAAAGAGCTTGACAAAGGCATAAAGAGTGCATTAAATGAGAATACAAATACATTAGTGGTCAGAGAAGTGTTAaaagtttatattaaaatacatgaCAGGTACTTCCTGTGTATCCAAAGCCTAAAATCAGCTTATTCCTCCGTGCTGTAGACTTCCATTGTTGCCAAGAAactatttaaaatcaaatgcaCTATTAACTCTGGTCTGAGAAACATTTGCGTAATCCTACAGTGCCCTGCTGTCTGAGGAAAtaatttttattcaaaatgaaagtaTATAGTTAAGGGCTATCAGAATTGGCTAAAAatgatatttgaatatttgttcttaataaacacattggtttgttctattctaatatatatatatatatatatatatatatatatatttattttttttgcctgttaTGTCCATGACTCCAAGACACTGAgtggtttgtttacatgttatAACGTAGCGCTTGCTTGCTGTGGCTAAGTTCTCTGCCACCAGTACAGCTGTTGTTGATTATTCCTCGTTCAGCTTGActtaatgtgacattttattttcagttaatgAAAAGGACGTAGTTTGACTCCCGTCATGCGGTGCATTTAGTCGGAGCAAGGCAGAGTAGTGCTGCTTTTTATCATAATCTaatatttcttttaaagtgttttttactATTCGAATATATATCCTGATTTAGAATATTTAATGACAGACCCAATATATTTGTCCACAGCTTTGAGagatttacatcttcagtaggaaAGAATGAGCCTGGTGCTGAGAGCCATGGACAGGGTAGGGAAAGTGTTACACgaaaggataaaaaaacaatacatacatGGGATTGTATTGGACATTTGTTGCATTCAGTGTCTACCTGCCGCAGAAGTGTCCAGCAGACCATTGAAGCAGTGCGGTGACAGTAAGTGGTGTCCTTCCATGATAGAGAGGTGAAGGAGAGGGTCAACAGGTTCATATAGATGCTCTggaccaagaaaaaaaaatggaggcatTAAGTTTATATACGGCATTTAATCAGTGACCATTCTGTCCTCTGGATGTTGTGCGTCTTAGGCTCACCTCGTGTTTCAACAGGCATTTTCCCAGCTCAGTCAGCTCCTCTGTGGGCTGGGCAGGAGACGCCGCCTGCACTGAATCCATCATGTCTTCCTCTACAAGAGAATATTTCAAGCAAAGCCAATGAGACAATTTGTCAgaatcaaaaaacacaacagtctTCATGTCTTGTATTGCTTCGTCATTAAGATTGTGGGTATTTGAACCCACCTGTGgattcaaatatttgaaatgtgacACTTACCATCCATTTCCTCCTTATTTGCTGTTGGTTCAGGcactttttttgtaatacaGCTCACAGCTAGAAGACAAGAAGGAAGAGAAGTATTATGGCCCCACAATAACTCAACTCCCCATTTAACAGTCAGTCTTGGAGTAAAAGCTGATCAGGCAGTTGTCTGCCATTTGTTGTTGAAAATCCCATATATTTTAGTACATCTTAATACCAACATCAAAAAATCCCCCTAAAGCCCAATGTCCTGGCTATTTTAGTTTGGGAGGGCACAGTGGAGGTTAACGATTTAAAACCAAAGCAAGTGGGTTGTAAGTCACCCAAGACAAATCCTACTGGAGGGAACACAGTCGTCTACCATGTCTATATAGAGTCTTCGCTGTATCCAGGATTTATCGCTGGTATTTGCACTTTCCTGATGCGCTCTGAAACCATTCTTAGCTTGTGTAGCTGGCACGAACCCAAGCTTCCCACATGAGTAAAGTGCATTAGCAGTATGAAGGAATAAGCACTGAGCTTCACTCAATGCTTCACTCTACAGCGGGTTTAGACAGGGACATTATATTTCTGTCATAAAACAACTGTAAAACCATTGTGATAAAAATAACtcacttttacaaaaaaagattaaattttTTATCAATACTTGTGACAACAATTGCAAAGTGGCTGGCACATCTTTCACTTTTAATTCTTCAACTTTAgttaattttcaaaataatctgtTAATAGAAACATTTTCAGGTAATAGTTGTCATTTAATCAAGTGTGCATTCATCTGATGTATTTCCAAGCCTTTATATGTTGTCACATTACAATTCACTTTAGTGTCTTTGTAACACAACAACTGTTTGCTATGCCCGTTTGTAAATGGGAGAAGTTACTAGAGATGCAGAAACTTACAGAGAAGATCCAGGATCTCCCTGCTGACCAGGCGTaccagctgctcctccaacaTCTCCTGCGTCACCTGGCTCTCCTGacacaccacctcctcctcatcatcctcaccgctaataacacaacaaacaggttACAAGTCGGTCCACAGAACCAGTTTGAGGGTCAccaattattaaatatacagtatatgcgATAGAGACGTTTGAGTGAATTGAGAAAAGCTCTTAGCTGCATAAAGACTC is drawn from Anoplopoma fimbria isolate UVic2021 breed Golden Eagle Sablefish chromosome 6, Afim_UVic_2022, whole genome shotgun sequence and contains these coding sequences:
- the LOC129092678 gene encoding cystatin-like isoform X1, whose amino-acid sequence is MFVWFCVFVYTSAGCLETTGQVMTGQPHKVPVNSTEVLVAALFAVVEFNAANAEEQFAYKIVNITSAKIQVVAGINYILELQLGRTVCKRNNTAVNEPCVFHPEPKELQCCFIVTEIPWEDSRVLTQNKCHPPNH
- the LOC129092678 gene encoding cystatin-like isoform X2 produces the protein MFVWFCVFVYTSAGCLETTGQVMTGQPHKVPVNSTEVLVAALFAVVEFNAANAEEQFAYKIVNITSAKIQLGRTVCKRNNTAVNEPCVFHPEPKELQCCFIVTEIPWEDSRVLTQNKCHPPNH